The nucleotide window GCCACATTCGCGCAGTAATCCAGGTCGCAAGCGGGGTCCTGATTGAAGATATTGATCGTCGGCGGAGACTTTTGATGATGCACGGCCAACACGGTAAACACCGACTCCAGACCACCAGCACCACCCAAAAGGTGACCGGTCATCGATTTGGTCGAATTCACCACGACTTGCTTGGCGGCATCGCCCATCAGGCGCTTCACAGCAACCGTTTCGGCGATATCGCCCAGCGGCGTCGACGTGCCGTGTGCGTTGACGTAGTTCACCGCATCAGCGTTGATGCCGGCGTCGCGCAAGGCGTTCTTCATCGAACGCAGTGCGCCGTCGCCGTCTTCGCACGGTGCGGTCATGTGGTACGCATCGGCGCTCATGCCGAAGCCGGTCAGCTCGGCGTAGATCTTCGCACCGCGCGCCTTGGCGTGCTCGTACTCTTCGACCATCATCACGCCGGCGCCTTCGCCCAGCACGAAGCCGTCGCGATCGCGATCCCACGGACGGCTCGCCGTCGCCGGATCGTCGTTACGCTCCGACAGGGCCTTCATGGCGGCAAAGCCACCGATGCCCAACGGCGAAACAGTCGATTCGGCACCCCCGGCGAGCACGGCATCCGCATCGCCGTACTGGATCATGCGCGCGGCTTGACCAATACAGTGCAGACCCGTCGTGCAGGCCGTGACGATGGCAAGGTTCGGACCCTTCAGGCCGAACTTGATCGACAGGTGACCCGAGATCATGTTGATGATCGAGCCCGGCACGAAGAACGGGGAAATCTTGCGCGGACCGCCTTCGATAAGCGACTTATCGGTGTCCTCGATCATCGGCAGACCGCCGATGCCCGAACCGACCAGCACACCAATACGCTCGGCATTGGCTTCGGTTACGGCGAGGCCACTGTCTTCGAACGCTTGAATGCCGGCAGCAAGCCCGTAATGGATAAACGTATCCATACGGCGGGCTTCCTTCGCGGAAATGTACTTCTCGGTCTCGAAGTTCTTGACTTCGCCGGCGAAGTGCACCCGATGGTTGGTCGAATCGAACTTCGTGATGTTGGCGATGCCCGAGCGGCCGGCGACCAGATTCTCCCAACCTTCGGCAACAGTATTGCCGACCGGCGAGATCAGGCCCAGACCAGTAATGACGACGCGACGACGACTCACGATACTCCCCTTCTTCTGCTGGGTCATACAAAACAAAAGCCACAGAGGCGACAGGGTCCGACCCCGTGCTCCCTGCGGCTGACAGGTATCCCTGGCGCCGGGAACCGGTCGGCGCTCCGGCCGGCCAGGCGATCCGTAGGCCCTGTTTAGGCCTTGACGTGCGCGCTTGCGTAATCGATCGCTTGCTGCACGGTGGTGATCTTTTCGGCTTCTTCGTCCGGAATTTCCATGCCGAACTCTTCTTCCAGGGCCATCACCAGCTCGACCGTATCGAGCGAGTCGGCACCCAGGTCATTCACGAAGCTCGATTCGTTCTTGATTTCTGCTTCGGCAACGCCAAGTTGTTCCGCGACGATCTTCTTGACGCGTTGATCAATGTTTTCCATGCAAACTCTCCGGGGTAGTTAGTTCAGACAAGTGCGCGCATTTTAACAGGTTTGCCAAGCAAAGTTACCATGCGCCAAATAATGTTCAATGTCGCGCAAAATCACGTAATTCCATCACTATTTACGCGACCTGTCGTTAATTCATGAACATGCCGCCGTTCACGTGCAGCGTGGTCCCGGTGATGTAACCGGCCTGCGGCGACGCGAGGAACGCTACGGCATTCGCGATATCTTCCGGCGCGCCTAGACGGCCCAACGGAATTCGCGACTTCAGGGCTTCGTGCTGGGCTTCGCCCAATGCCTTGGTCATATCGGTATCGATGAAACCCGGCGCCACGCAATTGACCGTGATGTTTCGGCTGCCGATCTCGGCAGCCAACGAACGGGACATACCCGCCACACCCGCCTTGGCGGCCGCGTAGTTGGCCTGCCCCGGGTTGCCGGCCGAGCCGACCACCGAGGTCACGTTGATGATGCGGCCGTTGCGGGCCTTCATCATCGGCTTGATCACGGCACGCGACAGACGGAAGATCGCCTTCAGATTCGTGTCGATGACGTCGTCCCACTCGTCGTCCTTCATGCGCATCGCGAGGTTATCGCGCGTGATGCCGGCATTGTTGACGAGAATATCGAGCTTTCCGTATTGCTTGAGAATGTCGTCGAGCGCCGCGGCGACGCCTTCAGCGTCGGTCACGTTCAGAACGATGCCTTTTCCCGAAATACCGGCTTCGGCGAAATACGCGTCAATTCCCTTCGCACCAGCTTCGCTCGTGGCGGTGCCGACGACGGTGGCGCCCTGACGGGCCAGTTCGAGAGCGATGGCACGGCCGATGCCGCGCGAGGCACCAGTCACCAGCGCCACGTGATTGTCGAGTTGCTTGCTCATGAGAGGAATACCTTTGCCTGTTCTTTGCTGAGTGCTTACGAGATCTGGCCGCGCACGTCGGCGAGCGATGCCGGGTCGGTAATCACCAGCCCCGTGAGGGTGCCGTCGATACGCTTGGTCAGGCCGGTGAGCACCTTGCCCGGACCGCACTCGACCACTTGCGTCACGCCTTGACCGGCGAGCCACTTGACCGACTCGACCCAGCGCACCGGAGCAGCCGCCTGACGGACCAGCGCGTCCTTGATGCGGGCGACGTCAGTCTCGACGGCGACATCTACGTTATTGACGAGCGGGATTTGCGGCGCGTTGAACGTCACGCCCGCCAGATACTCGCGCAGGCGATCCGACGCCGGCTTAAGCAACGACGAGTGGAACGGTGCCGACACCGGCAACACGAGCGCACGCTTGGCACCCGCGGCCTTGGCCAGTTCGCACGCCTTTTCGACGCCCGCCTTGGCACCCGCGATCACGACTTGCGCCGGCGCGTTGAAATTAACCGCCTCGACCACACCGGCGGCCGACGCTTCGGCACAGACGTTGCGCACGGTATCGTCGTCCAGACCCAGAATGGCAGCCATACCGCCCTGACCGACCGGCACGGCTTCCTGCATGGCTTGCGCGCGGAAGCGCACGAGCGGCACGGCATCCTTGAAGGCGATCACGCCGGCAGCCACGAGCGCGGTGTATTCACCCAGGCTGTGGCCAGCCACGAACGCCGGCACGGCGCCGCCCTCGGCCAGCCACGCGCGGTACATCGCGTAGGCGGCGGTGAGCATGACCGGCTGGGTGTTGGTGGTGAGGTTCAGATCTTCGGCGGGGCCAGCGGCGATCAGCTTGGCCATATCCTGCCCGAGGGCGTCCGAAGCTTCGGCGAGCGTCTCGCGCACGACGGTGTTGTCACCGAAGGCGTCCAGCATGCCCACCGATTGGGATCCTTGTCCCGGGAAAACGAAAGCGAATGTCATGGCGCTTGGGTTTGCAGTCAGATTCAGGAAATAACGCGGCGCATTGTCGCGCGTCGTCGTGACGAGCGAGGCAGCCTCGGTGCGTGAGCGACACCCCACAATGGAATGCCCGACACGCGCCCGACGCCGCTGCGCCGGAGGGCTTTTACATGCGGAACAGCACCGCGCCCCAGGTAAAGCCGCCGCCAACGCCTTCGATCATGACGTTCTGGCCGGGCTTGATGCGACCGTCGCGAACCGCCACGTCAAGCGCGAGCGGAATCGAGGCGGCCGAGGTATTGCCATGCTGGTCGACGGTGACGACCATTTTTTCTTCGGGCAGACCCAGCTTGCGGGCCGTGCTCGTCATGATGCGCAGGTTGGCCTGATGCGGAATCAGCCAGTCGATCGCCGACTGCTCCAGTCCGGCCTTCTCCAGGGCCTCGTGGGCCACTTTCTCCAGCACCTTGACGGCCAGCTTGAACACCGCCTGGCCATCCATATAGAGGAACGCCTCGCCCTGCACCGCGCCGGCATTCACATTGCCCGGCACGCACAGAATGTTCGAGTGGCTGCCGTCGGCGTGCAATGCACTCGACAGAATGCCCGGCTCATCGGAGGCTTGCAGCACGACCGCGCCGGCACCGTCGCCGAACAGCACGCAAGTGGTGCGATCGTTGAAATCGAGAATCCGCGAGAACGTCTCGGCACCGATCACCAGCACATTGCGGTGGGCACCGGCACGGATGAAGTTATGCGCCGTAGCCATCGCGTAGGCGAAGCCCGAGCACACGGCCTGCACGTCGAACGCCGCACATCCGTTGGTGATACCGAGCTTGTTCTGCACGAGGCAGGCCGTGCTCGGAAACACGAAGTCGGGCGTGGAGGTTGCAACGATGATCAGATCAAGCTGGTTGGCGTCGAGTCCGGCCATGTCGAGCGCGCGCTTCGCGGCCTCGGTGGCCATGTCGCTGCTGCTCTGATCGGGCGCCGCGAAATGCCGGGCCTTGATACCGGTGCGCGCGACGATCCACTCGTCGCTCGTCTCGATGCCACGCGTGGCAAGCTCGTCGGCCAACTGCTGGTTGGTCACGCGTCGTGCCGGCAGGTAGCTGCCGGTACCGATGACACGGGAATGAATCGCGGACTGGGTCATCTTAAGATCGGTTGATCGGTTGGAGCGCCAGGGCGGGCGGGCATCAAAGCGCCGGAATGGCGCTCGCCGGCTTGTTGTCCTGGAGCTTGGTTTGATTCTCCTGCATGGCGTGCGACAAGCGGTCGAGCACACCATTGCGAACTGCATCATAGCCGCGTTTGATAGCCCATTCAAACGAGTAGGCGTCGGCCGAGCCGTGGCTCTTGATGACAAGTGCACGCAACCCGAGCAACGCCGCACCGTTATAACGACGGTGATCGACGCGGTTCTTGAAGCGGGTGAGAATCGGCAGCGCGACAACAGCGATCACTTTGGCCCACCACGTACGGGTGAATTCCTCTCTGATCATGTCGCCGAGCATTTGCGCCAGGCCTTCGGAGGTCTTGAGCGCGACGTTACCGACGAAACCGTCGCACACCACGATGTCGGTGGTACCGCGATAGATATCGTTGCCTTCCACGTTGCCGTAGAAGTTCAGCGTGGAGGCGCGCAACAGCTCGCCTGCCTGCTTGATGACGTCGTTGCCCTTGATAACTTCTTCGCCGATGTTGAGCAGACCGATCGACGGATGGTCCTTGCCATCGACCGCCGCGACGAGCGCGTGGCCCATTTCGGCGAATTGCAGCAGGTGGGTCGGCTCGCAGTCCACGTTGGCGCCCAGATCGAGCATCGTGGTGTAGCCGGCCTTCTGATTAGGCAGCACCGTGGCAATGGCGGGACGCTCGATACCCGGCAACGTCTTGAGCACGTAGCGCGAAACGGCCATCAGCGCACCGGTATTACCGGCGGACACGCAAGCCTGCGCGCGCGCTTCCTTGACCAGGTTCAGCGCCACACGCATCGAAGAGTCTTTCTTCTTGCGAAGCGCGGTCTCGACCGAGTCGTCCATAGCGACGACTTCGGTCGCATTGACGACGGACAGGCGCGGGTGATCCGTCACGCGCAACTTTGCGAGCTGCGCGTTGATGGCGTCCTGCTGCCCGACCAGCACGAGCTCGACATCGTCGGTGGATTGTACGAAGTGAACCGCGGCCGGCACCGTCACCGATGGGCCGTGGTCACCGCCCATACAATCGATCGTCAGGGTGACTGTCATGTCGACGTGATTGGCTTGCGGTACAGGTAACAAAAAAAGCGGCAGGATAAGTGCCGCTTTTGCCACATCGGACGATCAAACAGCGCCATGATGGGCGCGTGTCGTCTGTCGGGCCGAATTAGTCGTTCTTGGTCTTGATGACCTTACGACCACGGTAGAAACCGTTCGGCGAAATGTGGTGACGCAGATGCGTCTCACCCGACGTCGGTTCGACGGCGGTCGACGGTGCGGTCAGGAAATCGTGCGAACGGTGCATGCCGCGCTTCGACGGCGACTTCTTGTTCTGTTGAACGGCCATGATAACTCCTCAAAATATCGCGAAATTTTAACACAGTTCGAGCGCCGCCCTACGGTGTCGGCCTGTCGGCCCGACCTGTGCGACTAACGCAAACATGTACTTTGGTGAGCCGGAAACCCGGCCGCACTTTACTTTCCGTCCTTGTCCGGCGAGCGCTTGAGCGCTGCCAGCGCCGCGAACGGAGACGGCTTATCCTCTTCTTCGGGCTCGGGTTCCGGTTCGGTCAACCCGTCGCTGCCCGTGGCCAGCGCGTCGTGCACACTCGGACAAACCTCGTGTTTGGGCACAATCGGCAAAGCCAACAACAATTCTTCCTCGACCAACTCGCGCAGATCGAAATGCTTCGAGCCGACCAGCGCCTCGAGTTCGTCTTCATCGAGTGGACGGGCTTCGGCAGCCGCATCGTCGCGCACGACTTCAAACGTCGTCTCCGAGTCCAGCGGCTCCTGATACGGCGTCAGGCAACGCTGACACTCCAGCCACATCGGGCCCTCGACCGAGAGCGTCAGAAACTGCGCAACGGTGGGCTTGCCATCCGCACGCAACACCTGCTTTTCGCTGCCTTCGGCGCGCCAATGGAAGACGCTTTGCGTACGGGCGGCCTCCGAGACTTCAGGAGGCACTTCGGTTACCATGCGCGGCAAAGCCGCAAGTTGCACGTCACCTTCCGCCACCTGGCCGGTACGCGCGAATTCGAACAGATCGACGATATATTCGTTCATCACGCTCATCCTTGCCTTGGCGCATCTGACTGCTTATCAACGTCCCTTGCCCTCGCAGCGCCTTGATCCGACGCCGTTTTCCGGTGTTCGAACCCTGATCGCGCAGACTGGCGGGACCGAGCGCCAGATTGCAAAAGCCGTGAATTCTAAATAGTTTTTCGTTTCTCGTCAAACACTTAAACCCGATGACCGCACAGCCCCTGCCACCGCTGATCCTGGCCTCCGGATCGCGCTATCGCCGTGAACTGCTTGAGCGCCTGCGCCTGCCGTTCACAGTCGTCGTCCCGAACATCGACGAAACCCCGGCATCTGACGAAACCCCGCACGACACCTCGCTGCGCCTGTCGCGCGAGAAAGCCCAGGCTGTCGCCGCCCTTCACCCGGACGCCCTCATCATCGGCTCCGATCAGGTCGCCACCTTCGAAGGCCGTCAGATCGGCAAGCCCGGCAATTTCGAGAACGCCATGGCGCAGCTGCGCGACATGCGCGGCAAAGTCGTGGAATTTCACTCCGCACTCTGTCTGCACGACGCCCGCAACGGCCGCAGCCAAGCCACAGACGTGGTAACCCGCGTGAAGTTCCGCGATTTACCCGATGACGTGCTCGCCGCCTATCTTCACGCCGAGACGCCCTACGACTGCGCCGGGAGCGCCAAGTCCGAGGGGCTGGGCATCATGCTGCTCGAAACCATCGAAAACGACGACCCCACTGCCCTCATCGGCCTGCCGATGATCGCGCTCACGACGATGTTGATGCAGGCGGGAGTATCAATCGTGCCGCAGACCGTCTCGCAGACCGCACAGCAGCAAGGCGCTTCGGGAGCCAAGGCATGAGCGGCACGCTGTACCTGATTCCGAACACACTCGGCACTGCCACGCGGGGCGGCTTGCCCGCCGTGCTGCCCGAAGAGGTCCGCACGGTGACGGCCGGCCTGACGTACTTCGTCGGCGAACAGGCCAAGAGCACGCGCGCCTTTCTGAAACTGGTCGGCGTGAGCACGCCGATTCAGGAAATCGAAATCCGCGAGTTGAACGTCAACACGCCGCCAGCCGCCATTGACGCACTACTGGCACCGATTCTTGCGGGTGCCGACGGCGGCCTTGTATCGGAAGCGGGCTGCCCGGCGGTAGCCGATCCGGGTGCCCTGCTGGTGCGACGCGCCCACGAGAAAGGCGTACGGGTGGTGCCTTTCGTCGGTCCGAGCTCGATTCTGCTTGCCCTGATGGCCAGCGGCCTGAACGGCCAGAGTTTTGCGTTTCACGGCTACTTGCCGACGGATGCGGGCGAGCGCGCCAAACGGTTGCGCGAACTCGAACAGCGCTCGCGTAAGGAAAAGCAGACGCAGATCTTCATCGAGACGCCCTACCGCAACAAGACCATGCTTGATGCGCTGCTGCAAAACTGCGATGCGTCGACGCTGCTTTGCGTGGCCGTCGATGTCACGCAGGATGCGGAGCAGATCGTTGCGCATCGCGTGAAAGGCTGGCCGCAGAACAGCGTGGAACTGCACAAGCGCCCCGCGATTTTCCTGTTCCTCGCGCAGTAAAACGAAAACCCCACGAAAACTGCCGTTTCCGTGGGGTTTTTCATCGATTTTGCATCGAATACACCGCCTGCGAGCGGGTACTCGTCGCGTAACGCCAGTTACTTCAACGACAGCGACGAGCCCATCATCATCGTCTTCATGGCCGCCGTGCCAACCGCCGCCCCGAATCGGCGTGCCATGCGCTCGGGCAGGTTTTCCTTAACGGTGTAGTCGACCAGATCGGGGGCTTTCAGCACGTCGCGAGCAACTGAATCCACCGTGCCCGTACCGTCAGCCAGCCCCAATTCAATAGCACGCTGCCCCGTCCAGAACAGTCCGCTGAACAGATCCGGGTCGTCCTTCAGACGATCGCCACGCCCCTTCTTGACCGCACCGATGAACTGCTGATGCACCTGCTCAAGCATGTCGAGCGCGTACGTCTTCTGCTGATCGGTCTGCGGCGAGAACGGATCGAGGAAGCCCTTGTTGCGGCCCGCCGTCAGCAGACGCCGCTCGACGCCGAGCTTGTCCATGAGCCCCGTGAAACCGAAACCGTCCATCAACACGCCGATGGACCCGACGATGCTCGCCTTATCGACGTAGATCTTGTCGGCAGCCGCCGCCACGTAATAGCCGCCGGACGCACAAATCTCCTCGACCACGACGTACAACGGCTTCTTCGGATATTTCGCGCGCAAACGGGCGATATCGTCATAGATCATGCCGGCCTGCACCGGACTGCCGCCCGGGCTGTTGATCCGCAGGATCACCCCCGCAGCCGAGGAATCCTCGAACGCCGATTCGAGTGCCGAGTTGATCTTTTCAGCACTGGCCTGACCATCCGGGGCAATTTCGCCGCTCAGCGTCACGAGTGCCGTGTGCTTTCCTGAG belongs to Pandoraea norimbergensis and includes:
- the fabF gene encoding beta-ketoacyl-ACP synthase II, translating into MSRRRVVITGLGLISPVGNTVAEGWENLVAGRSGIANITKFDSTNHRVHFAGEVKNFETEKYISAKEARRMDTFIHYGLAAGIQAFEDSGLAVTEANAERIGVLVGSGIGGLPMIEDTDKSLIEGGPRKISPFFVPGSIINMISGHLSIKFGLKGPNLAIVTACTTGLHCIGQAARMIQYGDADAVLAGGAESTVSPLGIGGFAAMKALSERNDDPATASRPWDRDRDGFVLGEGAGVMMVEEYEHAKARGAKIYAELTGFGMSADAYHMTAPCEDGDGALRSMKNALRDAGINADAVNYVNAHGTSTPLGDIAETVAVKRLMGDAAKQVVVNSTKSMTGHLLGGAGGLESVFTVLAVHHQKSPPTINIFNQDPACDLDYCANVARDMKIDVALKNSFGFGGTNGTLVFQRV
- the rpmF gene encoding 50S ribosomal protein L32 codes for the protein MAVQQNKKSPSKRGMHRSHDFLTAPSTAVEPTSGETHLRHHISPNGFYRGRKVIKTKND
- a CDS encoding Maf family nucleotide pyrophosphatase, which codes for MTAQPLPPLILASGSRYRRELLERLRLPFTVVVPNIDETPASDETPHDTSLRLSREKAQAVAALHPDALIIGSDQVATFEGRQIGKPGNFENAMAQLRDMRGKVVEFHSALCLHDARNGRSQATDVVTRVKFRDLPDDVLAAYLHAETPYDCAGSAKSEGLGIMLLETIENDDPTALIGLPMIALTTMLMQAGVSIVPQTVSQTAQQQGASGAKA
- a CDS encoding SAM-dependent methyltransferase, whose product is MSGTLYLIPNTLGTATRGGLPAVLPEEVRTVTAGLTYFVGEQAKSTRAFLKLVGVSTPIQEIEIRELNVNTPPAAIDALLAPILAGADGGLVSEAGCPAVADPGALLVRRAHEKGVRVVPFVGPSSILLALMASGLNGQSFAFHGYLPTDAGERAKRLRELEQRSRKEKQTQIFIETPYRNKTMLDALLQNCDASTLLCVAVDVTQDAEQIVAHRVKGWPQNSVELHKRPAIFLFLAQ
- the plsX gene encoding phosphate acyltransferase PlsX, with the protein product MTVTLTIDCMGGDHGPSVTVPAAVHFVQSTDDVELVLVGQQDAINAQLAKLRVTDHPRLSVVNATEVVAMDDSVETALRKKKDSSMRVALNLVKEARAQACVSAGNTGALMAVSRYVLKTLPGIERPAIATVLPNQKAGYTTMLDLGANVDCEPTHLLQFAEMGHALVAAVDGKDHPSIGLLNIGEEVIKGNDVIKQAGELLRASTLNFYGNVEGNDIYRGTTDIVVCDGFVGNVALKTSEGLAQMLGDMIREEFTRTWWAKVIAVVALPILTRFKNRVDHRRYNGAALLGLRALVIKSHGSADAYSFEWAIKRGYDAVRNGVLDRLSHAMQENQTKLQDNKPASAIPAL
- the fabG gene encoding 3-oxoacyl-ACP reductase FabG — translated: MSKQLDNHVALVTGASRGIGRAIALELARQGATVVGTATSEAGAKGIDAYFAEAGISGKGIVLNVTDAEGVAAALDDILKQYGKLDILVNNAGITRDNLAMRMKDDEWDDVIDTNLKAIFRLSRAVIKPMMKARNGRIINVTSVVGSAGNPGQANYAAAKAGVAGMSRSLAAEIGSRNITVNCVAPGFIDTDMTKALGEAQHEALKSRIPLGRLGAPEDIANAVAFLASPQAGYITGTTLHVNGGMFMN
- a CDS encoding beta-ketoacyl-ACP synthase III, with translation MTQSAIHSRVIGTGSYLPARRVTNQQLADELATRGIETSDEWIVARTGIKARHFAAPDQSSSDMATEAAKRALDMAGLDANQLDLIIVATSTPDFVFPSTACLVQNKLGITNGCAAFDVQAVCSGFAYAMATAHNFIRAGAHRNVLVIGAETFSRILDFNDRTTCVLFGDGAGAVVLQASDEPGILSSALHADGSHSNILCVPGNVNAGAVQGEAFLYMDGQAVFKLAVKVLEKVAHEALEKAGLEQSAIDWLIPHQANLRIMTSTARKLGLPEEKMVVTVDQHGNTSAASIPLALDVAVRDGRIKPGQNVMIEGVGGGFTWGAVLFRM
- a CDS encoding S49 family peptidase; its protein translation is MADALPPDSPRTEPGFPPPGGRPPSGGSGSPRDPREVKPWEREMLEKVLMAGIKEQRAARRWKIFFRLLMLAIVALVVWSIFDIDGSSSTSSGGGSGKHTALVTLSGEIAPDGQASAEKINSALESAFEDSSAAGVILRINSPGGSPVQAGMIYDDIARLRAKYPKKPLYVVVEEICASGGYYVAAAADKIYVDKASIVGSIGVLMDGFGFTGLMDKLGVERRLLTAGRNKGFLDPFSPQTDQQKTYALDMLEQVHQQFIGAVKKGRGDRLKDDPDLFSGLFWTGQRAIELGLADGTGTVDSVARDVLKAPDLVDYTVKENLPERMARRFGAAVGTAAMKTMMMGSSLSLK
- the acpP gene encoding acyl carrier protein, producing MENIDQRVKKIVAEQLGVAEAEIKNESSFVNDLGADSLDTVELVMALEEEFGMEIPDEEAEKITTVQQAIDYASAHVKA
- a CDS encoding DUF177 domain-containing protein, which codes for MNEYIVDLFEFARTGQVAEGDVQLAALPRMVTEVPPEVSEAARTQSVFHWRAEGSEKQVLRADGKPTVAQFLTLSVEGPMWLECQRCLTPYQEPLDSETTFEVVRDDAAAEARPLDEDELEALVGSKHFDLRELVEEELLLALPIVPKHEVCPSVHDALATGSDGLTEPEPEPEEEDKPSPFAALAALKRSPDKDGK
- the fabD gene encoding ACP S-malonyltransferase, with protein sequence MTFAFVFPGQGSQSVGMLDAFGDNTVVRETLAEASDALGQDMAKLIAAGPAEDLNLTTNTQPVMLTAAYAMYRAWLAEGGAVPAFVAGHSLGEYTALVAAGVIAFKDAVPLVRFRAQAMQEAVPVGQGGMAAILGLDDDTVRNVCAEASAAGVVEAVNFNAPAQVVIAGAKAGVEKACELAKAAGAKRALVLPVSAPFHSSLLKPASDRLREYLAGVTFNAPQIPLVNNVDVAVETDVARIKDALVRQAAAPVRWVESVKWLAGQGVTQVVECGPGKVLTGLTKRIDGTLTGLVITDPASLADVRGQIS